One genomic region from Ralstonia pickettii DTP0602 encodes:
- a CDS encoding FMN-dependent family dehydrogenase (K00101: E1.1.2.3, lldD; L-lactate dehydrogenase (cytochrome) [EC:1.1.2.3]) yields MTSRTEVTESQVAPSAGIPAKPAYGANRQIHRRLRPILSLADFEVAAKRALPRPIFGYIAGAAEDGKSLAVNRTAFDKVKFRPKVLVDVSGRSQATEIFGQRYASPFGIAPVGISAIAAYRGDVVLAQAAREEQIPAIMSGTSLIPMEAVHAAAPGTWFQAYLPGDATRRDALIERIEAAGFATLVLTVDIPVWANRENNVRTGFSLPLRPSVRLAFDGVSRPRWLAGTFARTLLSSGMPHFENSFATRGAPILSASAIRDTTGRDHLNWTDIERIRQRWRGNLVIKGILHKSDAERAVALGADGIIVSNHGGRQLDGAVEPLAVLPEICESVAHKTTVMMDSGIRRGGDVLKALALGARFVFLGRPFVYAAAIGGAEGVRHAITLLRDEVDRNMAMLGAQTLADVNNSVII; encoded by the coding sequence ATGACATCTCGAACAGAAGTTACAGAAAGCCAGGTCGCTCCGAGCGCTGGAATACCTGCCAAGCCTGCCTATGGCGCCAACCGTCAGATTCATCGACGACTACGCCCTATCCTCTCGCTTGCCGATTTTGAAGTCGCCGCAAAGAGGGCGCTTCCGCGCCCGATCTTTGGCTATATTGCCGGCGCCGCGGAGGATGGAAAGTCGCTAGCCGTGAACAGGACGGCATTCGACAAGGTCAAGTTTCGTCCCAAGGTCCTTGTCGACGTCTCGGGAAGGTCGCAAGCGACCGAGATCTTCGGGCAACGTTATGCTTCTCCCTTTGGCATAGCGCCCGTCGGAATCAGTGCGATTGCTGCCTACCGTGGTGATGTGGTCCTGGCGCAAGCGGCGCGGGAAGAGCAGATACCCGCAATCATGAGCGGCACGTCCTTGATCCCGATGGAGGCCGTTCACGCTGCGGCGCCAGGCACGTGGTTTCAGGCCTACCTGCCGGGTGACGCCACCCGGCGGGACGCCCTGATTGAGCGGATTGAAGCGGCCGGGTTCGCTACGCTTGTCCTTACGGTCGACATTCCCGTCTGGGCCAACCGGGAGAATAACGTCCGTACTGGCTTCTCTTTGCCTTTGCGACCGTCTGTCCGTTTGGCGTTCGATGGCGTGTCCCGACCGCGTTGGCTGGCGGGGACGTTCGCCAGAACACTCCTCTCGAGTGGGATGCCGCATTTTGAGAATTCCTTTGCGACTCGCGGCGCACCGATCTTGTCGGCCTCGGCTATTCGCGACACGACGGGGCGTGATCACCTGAATTGGACGGACATCGAACGAATCCGGCAAAGATGGCGCGGCAACCTGGTCATAAAGGGCATTTTGCATAAGTCCGACGCCGAGCGCGCTGTCGCCCTGGGCGCCGACGGCATCATTGTCTCGAATCACGGCGGCCGCCAATTGGACGGTGCCGTGGAACCGCTTGCTGTATTGCCGGAAATCTGTGAAAGCGTCGCGCACAAGACAACCGTCATGATGGACAGCGGTATCCGGCGAGGCGGTGATGTTCTGAAAGCGTTGGCACTGGGCGCCCGCTTTGTCTTCCTGGGGCGGCCTTTTGTTTACGCTGCGGCCATTGGAGGAGCCGAAGGCGTTCGCCACGCCATCACTCTCCTGCGCGATGAAGTCGATCGAAACATGGCTATGCTTGGCGCGCAGACCCTCGCGGATGTGAACAATTCCGTCATCATCTAG
- a CDS encoding ABC transporter substrate-binding protein: MKKQTNHFWWRGYALAIGVGVVGGMPVAQAQENWPSKPIRLVVGGPAGGSADALARLLAEGLQKTWSKPVIVENKPGAAGALAISDLQSTGKDGHTLLVIQGGVVSEAPLAYKVQYKPFADLKPLAQISRTGLVLVANKDMPVSNLKQLVDYGKSQKEGLVFASYAAGLKGHTSGILLGQLTHVPMRHVGYKGSPPALNDLMGGHVPLMFDGVTTSLPLIKAGKIKAIAVAYPNRIAALADVPTFKELGYPQLAQAGWFAVWSRPDVAPAVQQKIREATLAYFKQPGVQNRIKDMGMEQGDAATSEEMMADLKQAYQQQAALLKSINYQPE, translated from the coding sequence ATGAAGAAGCAGACCAATCACTTCTGGTGGCGCGGATACGCCTTGGCGATCGGTGTTGGGGTCGTCGGTGGGATGCCCGTGGCTCAGGCCCAGGAGAATTGGCCAAGCAAGCCGATCCGCCTGGTGGTGGGGGGGCCTGCCGGCGGCAGCGCCGACGCGTTGGCGCGGCTGCTGGCGGAAGGCCTGCAGAAGACATGGAGCAAGCCGGTTATCGTAGAAAACAAGCCCGGTGCCGCCGGGGCGCTGGCGATCAGCGATTTGCAGTCCACCGGCAAGGATGGTCATACCCTCCTGGTCATCCAGGGCGGCGTCGTGAGCGAAGCTCCGTTGGCCTACAAGGTCCAATACAAGCCCTTTGCCGACCTGAAGCCCCTGGCCCAGATCAGCCGCACGGGGTTGGTGCTGGTTGCCAACAAGGATATGCCTGTCTCCAACCTGAAGCAGTTGGTGGACTACGGAAAATCGCAAAAGGAAGGGCTGGTTTTCGCTTCTTACGCTGCGGGATTGAAGGGCCACACCTCGGGCATACTGCTCGGGCAACTCACCCATGTGCCAATGCGGCATGTTGGCTACAAGGGCTCTCCTCCGGCATTGAACGACCTGATGGGCGGCCATGTGCCGCTGATGTTCGATGGGGTGACGACCTCATTGCCGCTGATCAAGGCGGGAAAGATCAAGGCGATTGCGGTGGCCTATCCAAACCGGATTGCCGCATTGGCGGATGTGCCTACGTTCAAGGAGCTCGGCTACCCGCAGTTGGCGCAAGCAGGCTGGTTCGCCGTCTGGTCCCGCCCGGATGTCGCTCCGGCAGTCCAGCAAAAAATCCGCGAGGCGACGCTGGCGTATTTCAAGCAACCCGGAGTGCAGAACCGCATCAAGGATATGGGCATGGAGCAGGGGGATGCCGCCACCTCGGAAGAGATGATGGCGGACCTGAAGCAGGCATACCAGCAACAGGCCGCGCTGCTGAAGTCCATTAACTACCAGCCGGAATAA
- a CDS encoding LysR family transcriptional regulator: protein MIDVRQLQCFLAVAEELHFAKAADRLGVAQSGLSTQIQRLERDLGVTLLNRNKRKPVSLTDAGHLFHAEAVAALRHIERADQVGRLAARGLAGVIRVGYVASGVSSGLLSMLLSEFRKSHEMVRLEVMPMETPRQLEALSDGQIDVGIVRPRRLNPAGVITKVVQTERLLAAMTGSHPLASRGTVPARALADQSFIVPQFAEEEGFGSALSALGKTGGFTPHLEYRVQDFISAICLASAGYGVAIVPESMQNFSQPGVIYKQIADFRLSVHLALAYRRREVSPAVRAFVKLGTQTFNGRAS, encoded by the coding sequence ATGATTGACGTTCGCCAGTTGCAGTGCTTCCTCGCCGTGGCGGAAGAGCTTCACTTTGCGAAGGCGGCGGATCGCTTGGGTGTCGCACAATCAGGGCTCAGCACCCAAATCCAACGCCTTGAGCGGGATTTGGGGGTTACGCTTTTGAACCGGAACAAAAGGAAGCCGGTGTCACTTACCGATGCGGGGCACTTGTTCCATGCCGAGGCTGTCGCTGCGTTGCGGCATATTGAGCGAGCCGACCAGGTCGGACGCCTGGCTGCCAGAGGGCTGGCTGGCGTCATCCGTGTCGGCTATGTGGCATCGGGCGTAAGCAGCGGCCTGCTGTCGATGCTGCTGAGCGAGTTTCGGAAGTCACACGAGATGGTCCGGCTCGAAGTCATGCCAATGGAAACGCCGAGACAGCTCGAAGCGCTCAGCGATGGACAGATTGATGTGGGAATCGTCAGGCCCAGACGGCTCAATCCGGCTGGCGTAATAACAAAGGTCGTGCAGACTGAGCGCTTGCTGGCTGCCATGACAGGAAGCCATCCCCTTGCAAGCCGAGGGACGGTTCCAGCGCGCGCGCTGGCCGATCAATCGTTCATCGTGCCGCAGTTTGCAGAGGAGGAAGGATTCGGGTCGGCGTTATCCGCCCTGGGCAAAACCGGAGGGTTCACGCCTCATCTGGAATATCGCGTCCAGGATTTCATCTCTGCAATTTGCCTGGCGTCCGCGGGATACGGAGTGGCCATCGTGCCGGAGTCTATGCAGAACTTCTCCCAGCCAGGTGTCATCTACAAACAGATCGCCGACTTTAGACTCTCAGTGCACCTGGCGCTGGCTTACAGGCGTCGAGAAGTATCGCCAGCGGTACGAGCTTTTGTGAAACTCGGAACTCAGACATTCAATGGCCGGGCGTCCTAG
- a CDS encoding hypothetical protein (K07002: K07002), which produces MTSTIPTVLIVPGLRDHVPEHWQTLLASKLPCVVSVAPLEQDKLSCAARVDAIDRALADIEGQVIIVAHSAGAMMIAHWAARGVTRNIAGALLAAPADLETPMPPGYPTTDTLRDHGWLPIPRGKLPFPSIVAASSNDPLTRLDRARELAQAWGSRFVELGEVGHLNPASGYGEWPRAEAFIRELS; this is translated from the coding sequence ATGACCTCTACGATACCTACCGTTCTCATCGTCCCTGGCCTGCGTGACCATGTACCGGAACACTGGCAGACCCTTCTTGCGTCGAAGCTGCCTTGCGTGGTCTCAGTCGCCCCGCTTGAGCAAGACAAGCTGAGCTGCGCTGCCCGGGTCGATGCGATCGATCGCGCTCTGGCCGACATCGAGGGGCAGGTCATCATCGTGGCGCACAGCGCAGGCGCGATGATGATCGCCCATTGGGCGGCCCGAGGCGTCACACGGAACATCGCCGGCGCACTGCTCGCTGCACCCGCGGACCTCGAGACGCCCATGCCCCCAGGCTACCCGACGACCGACACATTGCGCGACCACGGCTGGCTGCCGATCCCTCGCGGCAAATTGCCGTTTCCGAGCATCGTTGCGGCAAGCAGCAACGATCCTCTGACGCGTCTCGATCGCGCCCGTGAACTGGCCCAGGCGTGGGGAAGCCGCTTCGTCGAACTCGGCGAGGTCGGGCATCTGAATCCCGCTTCCGGCTATGGCGAGTGGCCGCGGGCGGAAGCGTTCATTCGCGAACTCTCGTGA
- a CDS encoding hypothetical protein (K00363: nirD; nitrite reductase (NAD(P)H) small subunit [EC:1.7.1.4]), translating into MPDSNWILIGPPESLAPGARKLVFLQDGPSAIVFNVGGQFFAMENSCPHAGASMAGGPCVEHIISCPAHGLRFDIRNGQCTASASMRIPTYEVVMDNKQLWLRLPELNC; encoded by the coding sequence ATGCCTGATTCCAATTGGATTCTGATCGGGCCTCCGGAGTCACTGGCTCCGGGCGCACGCAAACTGGTCTTCCTGCAAGACGGTCCGTCGGCAATCGTGTTCAATGTTGGCGGCCAGTTTTTTGCCATGGAAAACAGTTGCCCGCATGCGGGAGCCTCCATGGCCGGAGGTCCTTGTGTTGAGCACATTATCAGTTGCCCTGCACACGGCTTGCGCTTTGACATCCGCAACGGCCAGTGCACGGCATCCGCGAGCATGCGTATCCCCACCTATGAAGTCGTGATGGACAACAAGCAACTTTGGCTGCGCCTGCCAGAACTCAATTGTTGA
- a CDS encoding ABC transporter substrate-binding protein, which translates to MGTTMSSLRKLLSITLCTTASIALCVPGPVQAQEAWPARPIQMIVPSSAGSGTDALARAMAQRLSESLKQAVVVENRPGGSGVIGTNAVLKAAPDGYTILYTTASSMVVAPAVIKSVSQDARKNLVPIAQTAVGGVLLLVSPDLPVHDLPGLIQLVKANPDKYSYGSWATGSSAHLTMEWLKNQTGMKTEHVAYRTASQLLTELSSGVLKIGWTDPSVAVPFLRSGKVRGIAIVGNVRSPQLADVKTMGEQGYKFNTVGWFGMFAPPGTSPAIVKRLADEVNKVQGTPEIAALMKKLNFESPPVKSSAQLGEIVRNDLQVWTKIANDAGIKVDE; encoded by the coding sequence ATGGGGACGACGATGTCATCACTAAGGAAGCTGCTCTCAATCACGCTGTGCACCACGGCAAGCATCGCCTTGTGCGTGCCAGGGCCGGTGCAGGCACAGGAAGCCTGGCCCGCGCGCCCGATTCAAATGATCGTGCCCTCGTCCGCCGGATCGGGAACCGACGCGCTGGCGCGGGCCATGGCGCAGCGCCTTTCCGAGTCGCTGAAGCAGGCTGTGGTCGTGGAGAACCGGCCAGGAGGCAGCGGAGTGATCGGGACTAACGCCGTCCTCAAGGCGGCGCCGGATGGCTACACGATTCTCTACACAACGGCATCCAGCATGGTGGTTGCGCCGGCCGTCATCAAATCCGTTTCCCAGGATGCAAGAAAGAACCTCGTGCCGATCGCGCAGACAGCTGTAGGGGGGGTGTTGCTGCTGGTGAGCCCGGATCTGCCGGTGCACGACTTGCCTGGACTCATCCAGCTCGTGAAGGCGAATCCGGACAAGTACAGCTATGGTAGCTGGGCCACCGGCTCGTCCGCGCACCTGACGATGGAGTGGCTGAAGAATCAGACTGGCATGAAGACCGAGCACGTCGCATATCGGACAGCCAGTCAACTGCTCACCGAGCTTTCCTCGGGTGTGTTGAAGATCGGCTGGACGGATCCCAGCGTGGCGGTTCCGTTCCTGCGTTCCGGGAAGGTGCGCGGCATTGCCATTGTGGGCAACGTGCGCTCGCCCCAGCTTGCCGACGTCAAGACGATGGGTGAGCAGGGCTACAAGTTCAATACGGTGGGATGGTTCGGCATGTTCGCGCCGCCCGGGACTAGTCCGGCAATCGTGAAGCGGCTGGCCGACGAGGTCAACAAGGTGCAGGGGACGCCGGAGATCGCGGCCCTGATGAAGAAGCTGAACTTCGAGTCGCCTCCGGTAAAGTCCTCGGCGCAGTTGGGCGAGATTGTCCGGAACGATTTGCAAGTCTGGACGAAGATCGCCAACGACGCAGGGATCAAGGTCGACGAATAA
- a CDS encoding protein CsiD (K15737: csiD; protein CsiD), which translates to MNAPLPAALLAGNDESRFQLSAHPDHHRILHVAVERDALLGFLHDVRKVDVQNLEYVPFMRHELASALAKHVGEDFATTINGIVKDRQHGGFTVGLQGLTADADDFVRFGTAVGHLLGPSNHDAMSGTYYARFVVRHTDNSDSYLRQAYRLFTMHTDGTFVTEATDWLLMMKFAEQNAIGGESRFLHLDDWEELNQFVSHRLGTQPFLYKAPGSKNVSDQVERPVFFQNEFGLSLSFIDQFVQPRNREEAAFLNALSTSMEASSGTKEVSLPVGDLVVLNNYFYVHGRAPFEKNEALFRELMRQRGMFA; encoded by the coding sequence ATGAATGCCCCGCTTCCTGCGGCATTGCTTGCCGGCAATGACGAATCCCGTTTCCAGTTGTCTGCCCACCCGGATCACCATCGCATCCTGCATGTGGCCGTTGAGCGCGATGCCCTTCTTGGGTTCCTGCATGACGTACGCAAGGTCGATGTGCAGAACCTCGAGTATGTTCCCTTCATGCGCCACGAGCTCGCGAGCGCACTCGCGAAGCATGTCGGCGAGGACTTTGCTACAACCATCAACGGCATCGTGAAGGACCGGCAGCACGGTGGCTTCACGGTAGGACTCCAGGGACTGACGGCGGATGCCGACGATTTCGTTCGCTTCGGCACCGCCGTTGGGCACCTCTTGGGCCCAAGCAACCACGATGCGATGTCGGGCACTTACTATGCCCGCTTCGTGGTCAGGCACACGGACAATAGCGACTCCTATTTGCGCCAGGCCTATCGACTCTTCACGATGCACACCGATGGCACCTTCGTTACCGAAGCGACGGACTGGCTGTTGATGATGAAGTTTGCAGAACAGAATGCCATTGGCGGCGAGTCCCGATTCCTGCATCTGGACGACTGGGAAGAGCTTAACCAGTTTGTCAGTCACCGTCTCGGAACGCAGCCTTTCCTCTACAAGGCGCCGGGATCCAAGAATGTCAGCGATCAGGTCGAGCGCCCGGTCTTTTTTCAGAACGAGTTTGGGTTGTCGCTGTCATTCATCGATCAGTTTGTACAGCCGCGCAATCGCGAGGAGGCAGCATTTCTCAACGCCCTGTCGACTTCCATGGAGGCCTCGTCGGGGACAAAGGAAGTGTCGCTGCCCGTCGGCGATCTGGTTGTCCTGAATAACTACTTCTACGTCCACGGGCGAGCGCCGTTCGAAAAGAATGAGGCGCTGTTCCGTGAACTGATGCGCCAGCGCGGCATGTTTGCCTGA
- a CDS encoding transposase (K07486: K07486; transposase) — MRTDQAYTSIEDVLAVSLELAAAKWKVALHDGHREQPAVHTVAQLQAVARLQAVLDLIEQHKDQWSLPAGVRVVVSYEAGQDGFWICRALQGRGIECYVIDPASIPVERHKRRAKTDRLDAIKLVINLRAWLRGERDRMHVVHVPSPQDEASRHLMRDRGQLQKEVLQHCDRMRKLLATLGCWDEVDHKHFAGRLARDEVKCHDGAPLSPEMRGRLLRECERLALAQQQLAELEKTRQASLPAPARQRRDDLARLKGIGEVGASRLALELFWREFSNRRQVGACTGLVPQPYDSGESQVDQGISKQGNRRVRALLVEMAWCWLRYQPDSALTRWFNERTQSTGPNRRARRIAIVAVARRLAIALWRYLKDGEIPNGARLKSA; from the coding sequence ATGCGTACAGATCAGGCATACACGAGTATCGAGGACGTGTTGGCGGTCTCGCTCGAACTGGCGGCCGCGAAGTGGAAGGTCGCGTTACACGACGGGCACCGCGAGCAGCCTGCGGTGCATACGGTCGCGCAGCTGCAAGCCGTAGCGCGTCTGCAGGCGGTGCTGGACCTGATCGAACAGCACAAGGACCAGTGGTCGCTGCCAGCAGGTGTGCGCGTCGTCGTAAGCTACGAGGCCGGCCAGGACGGATTTTGGATCTGTCGTGCGCTTCAGGGGCGCGGCATCGAGTGCTACGTCATCGATCCAGCCAGCATTCCCGTCGAACGCCACAAGCGACGCGCGAAGACCGACCGGCTCGATGCCATCAAGCTGGTGATCAACCTGCGCGCATGGCTACGTGGCGAGCGCGACCGCATGCACGTGGTTCACGTCCCATCGCCGCAGGACGAAGCGTCGCGGCACCTGATGCGCGATCGCGGGCAACTGCAGAAGGAAGTGCTGCAGCACTGCGACCGGATGCGAAAACTGCTGGCCACGCTCGGCTGCTGGGATGAGGTGGATCACAAGCACTTCGCCGGCCGGCTCGCCCGTGACGAGGTGAAGTGTCACGACGGCGCGCCGTTGTCGCCCGAAATGCGCGGGCGGCTGCTGCGTGAGTGCGAACGGCTCGCGCTGGCGCAGCAGCAACTCGCGGAGCTGGAGAAAACGCGACAGGCAAGCCTGCCCGCCCCCGCGCGCCAGCGACGCGATGACCTGGCGCGCCTGAAAGGGATTGGCGAAGTGGGCGCGTCGCGCCTCGCGCTCGAACTGTTCTGGAGGGAGTTCAGCAACCGGCGCCAAGTGGGGGCCTGTACGGGCCTGGTGCCCCAGCCCTACGACAGCGGCGAGAGCCAGGTCGACCAGGGCATCAGCAAACAGGGCAACCGACGAGTGCGCGCGTTACTGGTCGAGATGGCATGGTGCTGGCTGCGTTACCAGCCCGACAGTGCACTTACGCGCTGGTTCAACGAGCGCACCCAGAGCACGGGACCAAACCGGCGGGCTCGGCGCATCGCGATCGTTGCAGTCGCACGGCGACTGGCTATTGCGCTGTGGCGCTATCTGAAAGACGGTGAGATTCCCAATGGCGCACGCCTGAAGTCGGCGTAG
- a CDS encoding quinone oxidoreductase (K00344: E1.6.5.5, qor; NADPH2:quinone reductase [EC:1.6.5.5]): MAKAVKFYETGGPEVLRFEDVSVGEPGPGEVRVRHVAVGLNFADTYFRGGTYQVPLPSGLGNEAAGVVEAVGAGVTHLAVGDRVTYTGFINTLGAYSTERLISAAPLIKLPEAISCETAAAMTMRGLSAAYLVRRIYPFKAGDAVLLHAAAGGVGLIVSQWAKLLGLTVIGTVSTDAKAEVARAHGCDHTINYSHEDVAKRVRELTDGVGVSVVFDSVGKATFMSSLDSLKRRGLMVCVGTASGTIPPFDPQILARKGSVYLTRPGLADYIADPAEKAELVDELFGHVAAGRIRIEINQRYALEDAAQAHRDLEARKTTGSSIFVI, translated from the coding sequence ATGGCGAAAGCCGTTAAATTTTACGAAACAGGCGGGCCCGAGGTCCTTCGTTTTGAGGACGTCAGCGTTGGTGAGCCGGGACCGGGAGAGGTGCGCGTCCGCCATGTGGCCGTAGGCCTGAATTTTGCTGACACCTACTTCCGCGGCGGTACTTATCAGGTTCCGCTGCCCAGCGGCCTCGGCAACGAAGCCGCCGGCGTAGTCGAGGCCGTCGGTGCCGGCGTAACTCATCTGGCGGTCGGCGACCGTGTGACCTACACGGGCTTCATCAACACGCTGGGCGCCTACAGCACTGAGCGGCTGATCTCTGCCGCACCGCTGATCAAGCTGCCTGAGGCAATCAGTTGCGAAACCGCGGCGGCCATGACCATGCGGGGCTTGTCCGCCGCCTACCTGGTGCGCCGGATCTACCCCTTCAAGGCGGGCGACGCCGTGCTGCTGCATGCCGCGGCAGGTGGTGTTGGCCTTATCGTTTCGCAATGGGCCAAACTGCTGGGGCTGACGGTGATCGGCACGGTTTCTACCGATGCCAAGGCCGAAGTGGCGCGCGCCCACGGCTGCGATCACACGATCAACTACAGCCATGAGGACGTGGCCAAGCGCGTGCGGGAACTGACGGACGGAGTGGGTGTGTCCGTGGTCTTCGACAGCGTGGGCAAGGCGACCTTCATGTCCTCGCTGGACTCCCTCAAGCGCCGTGGCCTGATGGTCTGCGTGGGTACCGCCTCCGGCACAATCCCGCCGTTCGATCCGCAAATTCTGGCCCGCAAGGGCTCGGTGTACCTGACCCGCCCGGGCCTGGCCGACTATATCGCCGATCCTGCCGAAAAGGCGGAACTGGTCGATGAGCTGTTCGGCCACGTGGCGGCGGGCCGTATCCGCATCGAGATCAATCAGCGCTATGCCTTGGAGGATGCGGCGCAGGCACATCGGGACCTGGAGGCTCGAAAGACCACGGGCTCGTCCATTTTCGTGATCTGA
- a CDS encoding taurine dioxygenase (K03119: tauD; taurine dioxygenase [EC:1.14.11.17]): MNQRLKAAPAVVRAASLSSSIRVEPLTCTIGAELSNVNLGAAAEDDQQMAEIRSLLLKHRVLFFRDQDITRAQHVAFASHFGQLEDHPVVGSHPDYPGLVQIYKTPDSPPERNENSWHTDATWREKPPLGCVLRCIECPPVGGDTMWVNMVEAYNQLPEEIKTKIASLRARHSIEASFGAAMPIEKRLALKAQYPDAEHPVVRTHPETGEKVLFVNGSFTTHFTNYNVPANVRFGLDKAPGASNLLSYLVSQANIPEYQVRFRWKKNSVAFWDNRSTQHYAVMDYPPCHRKMERTAIIGDAPY; this comes from the coding sequence ATGAATCAACGCCTGAAGGCGGCACCCGCAGTGGTCCGCGCAGCATCTCTGAGCAGCTCGATCCGGGTCGAGCCCCTCACTTGCACCATCGGTGCAGAGCTCAGCAACGTCAACCTGGGGGCAGCTGCCGAGGACGACCAACAGATGGCAGAGATCCGGTCGCTGCTCCTGAAGCATCGTGTGCTGTTCTTCCGCGACCAGGACATCACGCGCGCGCAGCACGTGGCCTTTGCGAGCCACTTCGGCCAGCTGGAAGACCATCCAGTGGTGGGCAGCCACCCCGACTACCCGGGACTGGTTCAGATCTACAAGACTCCTGACAGTCCTCCCGAACGCAACGAGAATTCCTGGCATACCGATGCCACCTGGCGCGAAAAGCCTCCGCTGGGCTGCGTGCTGCGCTGTATCGAATGCCCGCCTGTGGGCGGCGACACAATGTGGGTCAACATGGTCGAGGCTTATAACCAGTTGCCCGAAGAGATCAAGACGAAGATCGCGTCCTTGCGTGCGCGCCACAGCATCGAGGCGAGCTTCGGCGCTGCGATGCCGATCGAAAAGCGTCTTGCACTGAAGGCTCAGTACCCCGACGCCGAGCACCCCGTGGTGCGCACCCATCCGGAAACCGGAGAGAAGGTGCTATTCGTCAACGGAAGTTTTACGACGCACTTCACCAATTACAACGTGCCGGCCAACGTGCGCTTCGGGCTGGACAAGGCGCCGGGTGCCAGCAATTTGCTTAGCTATCTGGTCAGCCAGGCCAACATCCCCGAATACCAGGTGCGTTTTCGCTGGAAGAAAAACAGTGTTGCGTTCTGGGACAACCGTTCAACCCAGCACTACGCGGTGATGGATTACCCCCCGTGCCACCGAAAGATGGAGCGCACCGCGATCATCGGTGACGCGCCTTACTGA
- a CDS encoding GntR family transcriptional regulator, whose product MGRLKTTNTPELQALLTPKTPQNPVTLAVEQALMHGRDWSASVAEQIAVRLAGLITIDVIHAGQRLLEKDISDVLEVSRAPVREALRILERERLIEFRARRGAIVTEPNAQDLKDIYVVREALFAILLRELMEERAEALDALFEAFMPKLGKAVEDSAVDAYISATFLANMAMADLSRNRLVGELLNSIALRTLRYVRLGLAANPGSLENSIKTWRALQRAVARRDIDVVLQTARKRIESSRDAAIRTLSSGAPTSKGAASRRSAAPATAA is encoded by the coding sequence ATGGGCAGACTCAAGACTACCAATACGCCTGAACTGCAAGCCCTGCTGACGCCGAAGACCCCACAGAATCCTGTCACGCTGGCGGTGGAGCAGGCGCTCATGCATGGACGCGACTGGTCGGCATCGGTGGCTGAGCAGATTGCGGTGCGGCTGGCGGGCCTGATCACCATCGACGTGATCCATGCCGGCCAGCGCCTGCTGGAGAAGGATATCAGCGATGTCCTCGAGGTCAGCCGCGCCCCCGTGCGCGAGGCCCTGCGCATCCTGGAGCGCGAACGGCTCATCGAGTTCCGGGCCCGGCGCGGCGCCATCGTCACGGAGCCGAATGCGCAGGACCTGAAGGATATCTACGTCGTGCGCGAAGCACTGTTCGCCATCCTGCTGCGCGAACTGATGGAAGAGCGCGCCGAGGCGCTTGACGCCCTGTTCGAGGCGTTCATGCCGAAGCTCGGCAAGGCGGTGGAGGATTCCGCCGTGGATGCCTATATCAGCGCGACGTTCCTGGCGAACATGGCGATGGCGGACCTGTCGAGAAACCGGCTGGTCGGGGAATTACTGAATTCCATCGCGCTGCGCACGCTGCGCTATGTGCGACTCGGGCTCGCAGCCAATCCCGGCTCGCTCGAGAATTCAATCAAGACCTGGCGTGCGCTGCAGCGTGCCGTGGCCAGGCGCGACATCGACGTGGTCCTGCAGACCGCGCGCAAGCGCATCGAAAGCTCCCGCGACGCCGCCATCCGTACGCTGTCATCCGGCGCGCCGACGAGCAAGGGCGCCGCTTCCCGCCGCAGCGCCGCGCCGGCCACGGCCGCCTGA